Proteins from a single region of Acidianus ambivalens:
- a CDS encoding MFS transporter — translation MKSYIHATISSSLAWAGNIYDLLLITYVYGILENVFNLNYFEISILFALGLIGRVIGGIVFGKYADTIGRKPVLMIGTGGYALFQGLMAFSPNVILLFIFRLIEGIFMGAEWTAGTVIAYEQAPRSLKGFVTGIVQAGYGIGYSLTGVTYLIFISSIVTDWRIFLLTGALPLLLLPYIQLKVKDTKEQGSSKIAIRYKEYMGVLLKATLGMSGMFTAYFAVFGNYTEVAEVDHLPAYVLGILMTIANIVLAFSFILFGRLADRYDKKKLIYIGLTGLMIGLPFAVPLLSTMINVVGMSAGVIIFAFFTGFWPLMPLLLADAVPAEVRGFLSGFAYNAGGFVGGIADIIIGLLTLIYGVSTISRWVDGFGFASILLVLVSVITWPKSGAKAKVIMIEH, via the coding sequence ATGAAATCTTATATTCACGCTACAATATCGTCTTCCTTAGCGTGGGCTGGTAATATATATGATTTATTACTAATAACTTACGTTTACGGTATTCTCGAAAACGTGTTTAACTTAAATTACTTTGAAATCTCAATACTTTTCGCCCTAGGCCTTATAGGCAGAGTAATAGGAGGAATTGTTTTCGGAAAATACGCCGACACAATAGGAAGGAAACCAGTATTAATGATAGGGACTGGGGGATACGCATTATTCCAAGGTTTGATGGCTTTCTCTCCTAACGTTATTTTACTATTTATATTTAGACTAATTGAAGGCATATTCATGGGGGCAGAGTGGACCGCAGGAACAGTAATAGCTTATGAACAAGCGCCTAGATCCTTAAAAGGTTTCGTAACTGGAATAGTTCAAGCAGGTTACGGTATAGGTTATTCTCTTACTGGTGTAACTTATTTAATATTTATCTCAAGCATAGTTACCGACTGGAGGATATTCTTATTAACTGGAGCATTACCTCTCCTTCTCTTACCTTATATTCAATTAAAAGTAAAGGACACTAAAGAACAAGGTTCTAGCAAAATAGCTATTAGATATAAAGAATACATGGGAGTCCTCCTTAAGGCAACTTTAGGAATGTCAGGAATGTTTACAGCATATTTTGCAGTATTTGGAAATTATACAGAAGTTGCAGAAGTAGATCATCTCCCAGCTTATGTATTAGGTATACTAATGACTATTGCTAATATTGTATTAGCCTTCTCATTCATTCTTTTCGGAAGATTAGCGGATAGGTATGATAAAAAGAAGCTGATTTACATAGGATTAACAGGATTAATGATAGGACTTCCTTTTGCAGTTCCTTTATTATCTACAATGATTAACGTCGTAGGAATGTCTGCAGGCGTAATAATATTTGCCTTCTTTACTGGTTTTTGGCCTTTAATGCCATTATTATTAGCAGACGCAGTTCCGGCTGAAGTAAGGGGATTCCTTTCAGGCTTTGCATATAACGCTGGAGGTTTCGTCGGAGGAATTGCCGATATAATTATTGGTTTACTTACATTAATATACGGAGTAAGTACCATTTCTAGATGGGTAGACGGTTTCGGCTTCGCTTCAATACTTTTAGTATTAGTTAGCGTAATAACCTGGCCAAAGAGTGGTGCAAAAGCGAAGGTAATTATGATAGAACACTAA
- a CDS encoding MFS transporter, whose amino-acid sequence MQKFIHATISAFFSWAGNIYDLLIVTYVYYYFEKCLGLNAVEGTLLFALGLIFRVIGGYTFGKIADQRGRKPILIIGTAGYSAFQGLMAFSPNAIILLVARALQGLFMGAQWTAGTVIAYEQAPPSARGLINGIVQAGYGVGYALTGVAFIEFAPAMSGIGWRLFLLTGAIPIILLPYIILKVSDVKVSRRVASKVNVKEYTKILIRASIIISGMFFSYYSIFAVYPDLAEYLGLSKDFVGLMMTVANISLAISFIVYGRVADFINKRKLITYGVIGEIIGLPMMLPIIVKSPGLMLIGLLVYSIATGFWPLAPLLIVESVPPEVRSALTGLSYNLGSVVGGVGSITMGTLVQIFGLANSPLFGNILGYSSLLIVLITLLTWPRGTVITKNK is encoded by the coding sequence ATGCAGAAATTCATTCATGCTACAATCTCAGCTTTCTTTTCTTGGGCAGGAAATATTTACGATTTACTAATAGTTACTTATGTATATTATTATTTCGAAAAATGCTTGGGTTTAAACGCAGTAGAAGGAACCTTGCTTTTTGCCTTAGGTTTAATATTCAGAGTAATAGGAGGTTATACTTTTGGTAAGATAGCGGATCAAAGAGGAAGGAAGCCAATATTAATAATAGGGACTGCAGGATATTCTGCATTTCAAGGTTTAATGGCTTTTTCTCCTAATGCAATAATATTACTAGTTGCGAGAGCTTTACAAGGATTATTCATGGGTGCCCAATGGACTGCAGGAACTGTAATAGCTTATGAACAAGCTCCTCCAAGCGCTAGGGGACTAATTAATGGAATTGTCCAAGCAGGCTACGGCGTAGGTTATGCATTAACTGGAGTAGCTTTTATAGAATTTGCTCCAGCAATGAGCGGTATTGGTTGGAGGTTATTTTTACTTACTGGGGCAATTCCAATAATTTTGTTACCTTATATAATTTTGAAAGTATCAGACGTTAAAGTGTCTAGGAGAGTTGCAAGTAAAGTTAATGTTAAGGAATACACCAAGATTCTAATTAGGGCGTCAATAATAATATCTGGAATGTTCTTCTCTTATTATTCAATATTTGCAGTTTATCCAGATTTGGCTGAATATTTAGGCTTATCTAAGGACTTTGTTGGCTTAATGATGACAGTTGCTAATATATCCTTGGCAATATCTTTCATAGTGTATGGCAGAGTTGCAGACTTCATAAATAAGAGGAAACTAATAACTTATGGCGTTATTGGAGAAATTATAGGTCTACCAATGATGTTGCCAATAATAGTAAAATCGCCAGGACTAATGCTTATAGGTTTATTAGTATATTCAATAGCTACTGGATTTTGGCCATTAGCACCTCTGTTGATAGTAGAATCTGTACCACCGGAAGTTAGGTCAGCGTTAACTGGATTGTCTTACAATTTAGGTAGCGTTGTTGGTGGCGTAGGATCAATAACTATGGGTACTTTAGTTCAAATATTTGGTTTAGCTAATTCTCCTTTATTTGGAAATATTCTAGGATATTCATCTTTGCTTATAGTTTTAATAACATTATTAACTTGGCCTAGAGGAACTGTAATTACAAAAAATAAGTAA
- a CDS encoding GNAT family N-acetyltransferase, whose product MKNRVNAPLWGLREIRIEDTAKPFKSGDYRMDKYSLKDYYLWKLQGDLVYVLDIDGNIAGVIDIIENNDSLLIDMLARNILVKAEKVGSRLLDFAEYLAKIKGKKLIKLEALDTAIEFYKKMGYKEVYKRFDREWGLLTVMEKEIEKYVTEPAY is encoded by the coding sequence TTGAAAAATCGCGTTAATGCCCCTTTATGGGGCTTACGTGAAATAAGAATTGAAGATACAGCAAAACCATTTAAGAGTGGAGATTATAGAATGGACAAGTACTCTCTTAAGGACTATTATTTATGGAAATTGCAAGGAGACTTAGTTTATGTCTTGGATATTGATGGAAATATAGCCGGCGTTATTGATATAATAGAGAATAACGATAGCTTGTTAATTGATATGTTAGCTAGAAACATACTAGTAAAGGCTGAAAAAGTTGGCAGTAGATTACTGGATTTTGCAGAATATTTAGCTAAAATTAAAGGTAAGAAATTAATAAAACTTGAGGCTTTAGATACCGCAATAGAATTTTACAAGAAAATGGGATATAAGGAAGTTTATAAAAGATTTGATAGAGAATGGGGATTGCTTACAGTAATGGAGAAGGAAATTGAAAAATACGTGACAGAACCTGCTTACTAA
- a CDS encoding MFS transporter has product MKSKKESEPVLVIFITSLSFFLSYFSRIAWSIVSVYSSLKPTELQDSIIFSLFFIGYVIVQIPSGFIANSYPKVTSIISLLGLSFASFLSGYANSIAFEYFSSLLMGLFAGWIYPTTIRILSCRFSSKELPIAIGYYSLAWPLSIVLAGVTLPYLSINFGWRFPYYLISIISLFTALSYLPIPIKNSKIEKKSLFLVAKNKNVIIVSFSGFLFFLSYWIITLYVYKYFLTLGMNSYIAGLTYSMLALAGIPSTVIAGYIIRKIGIKNSLAFFEGIYGLLTFNLSYYLSMIQIFIIASIMGFVRFIITPANSSAVSVIDSKNAGSVSGFANFFWQSSGILAPLIASIIITSLGFRILWLFSGFIIILSSIIYLFLLKIKE; this is encoded by the coding sequence ATGAAAAGTAAAAAAGAATCAGAGCCTGTTCTGGTAATCTTCATAACTTCCCTATCGTTCTTTCTAAGTTACTTTTCTAGGATTGCTTGGAGTATAGTTTCAGTTTATTCTTCTCTTAAGCCTACAGAATTGCAAGACAGTATAATATTTTCCTTATTCTTCATAGGATACGTAATAGTTCAGATTCCTTCTGGCTTTATTGCAAATAGTTACCCTAAGGTAACTTCTATAATATCACTCTTAGGGCTGTCATTTGCTTCTTTTCTTTCAGGCTATGCGAATTCGATAGCTTTTGAATATTTCTCAAGCCTTTTAATGGGATTATTTGCAGGCTGGATTTATCCTACGACAATTAGAATTCTATCCTGTAGATTCTCTAGCAAAGAATTACCAATAGCAATAGGCTATTATAGCCTAGCGTGGCCGTTATCTATAGTATTAGCGGGAGTAACGTTGCCCTATTTAAGTATTAATTTTGGCTGGAGGTTCCCTTATTACTTAATTTCAATAATATCATTGTTTACAGCTCTATCTTACTTGCCAATTCCTATTAAAAACTCTAAAATTGAAAAGAAATCCCTCTTCTTGGTAGCTAAAAATAAGAACGTTATAATAGTCAGCTTTTCAGGTTTCCTTTTCTTTCTTTCTTATTGGATAATAACACTTTATGTATATAAATACTTCCTAACCCTAGGAATGAACTCTTATATTGCAGGCTTAACTTACTCAATGCTTGCTTTAGCCGGAATTCCTTCAACAGTAATTGCTGGTTATATAATAAGAAAGATAGGAATCAAAAATTCCCTTGCATTTTTTGAGGGGATATACGGTTTGCTTACCTTTAACCTCTCATACTATTTATCTATGATTCAAATCTTTATTATAGCGAGTATTATGGGATTTGTTAGGTTTATAATAACCCCTGCTAATTCCAGTGCAGTATCAGTAATTGATAGCAAGAACGCTGGAAGCGTTTCTGGTTTTGCAAACTTTTTCTGGCAAAGCAGTGGTATACTGGCCCCGTTAATTGCATCTATCATTATAACTTCCTTAGGATTTAGGATACTTTGGTTATTCTCAGGATTTATAATAATACTCTCTTCAATCATTTACTTATTTTTATTAAAAATTAAGGAATGA
- a CDS encoding zinc ribbon domain-containing protein, translating to MQKLYTGRYVNLQALAQEINSILLQEGWESTVQPMMIGNPQYQDYIIRGLKKGHFHHAEELIVRVTGSPSEFRIIIEEEHIGPIGRELINRRLLKQIDKEINDGLFDLPMQQPTMQPINQQITPTVPSQQPITPQAPQQIRCPQCGYLNPPGAKFCINCGARLA from the coding sequence ATGCAGAAACTCTATACAGGAAGATATGTAAACCTTCAAGCGTTGGCTCAAGAAATTAATAGTATACTTTTGCAAGAAGGCTGGGAATCGACTGTGCAGCCAATGATGATTGGTAATCCGCAATACCAAGATTACATAATTAGAGGACTAAAGAAAGGTCATTTTCATCATGCAGAAGAATTAATAGTTAGAGTTACTGGTTCTCCATCGGAGTTCAGGATAATAATCGAAGAGGAACATATAGGACCCATAGGTAGAGAATTGATAAATAGAAGGTTATTAAAACAAATAGATAAGGAAATTAATGACGGTTTATTTGACTTACCAATGCAACAGCCAACAATGCAGCCTATTAATCAACAAATAACTCCAACAGTTCCTTCTCAGCAACCAATTACTCCTCAAGCGCCTCAACAAATTAGATGCCCGCAATGTGGTTACTTAAATCCGCCAGGAGCTAAGTTCTGTATAAATTGCGGTGCAAGATTAGCTTAA
- a CDS encoding glycosyltransferase family 4 protein, with amino-acid sequence MQIAVRLLWNSAVPKMAIEEARNTNWKLIIYRDAGGNYKLDGVNYVILRKRGEKGFFTPLFSFITSIYAKHRGKEATVDLDLILRATKIRGPTLYHDQFAGITGYVRKLCYGEDYAVYLHETSLPLRGVKYFLPKKIEEKVLRNAKVIFTNSMWNKKTLEEYGIKSEVIYPGCYPVSKLPESRERIVLAVSTWDSGRKPEIYGEIAKRIKGKMVMAGSWAREDTLKEFLRKYGNYVTVTGKISEEKLAELYSKASVLVRFGFNERGPGLGVIEAMAYGVPVIVNESLGSKELIKQGENGFVVRDWEEAIDRINETLENWHKMSVNAWNTAKELSWGNHAEKLKEILCQTFEC; translated from the coding sequence ATGCAAATTGCTGTAAGACTTTTATGGAATAGTGCTGTTCCTAAAATGGCTATAGAAGAAGCCAGGAATACTAACTGGAAACTAATAATTTATAGGGACGCTGGAGGAAATTATAAGTTAGACGGCGTAAATTATGTAATACTTAGGAAAAGGGGAGAAAAAGGCTTCTTTACTCCTCTTTTCTCTTTTATAACTTCAATTTATGCAAAGCATAGAGGAAAGGAAGCAACAGTAGACCTTGACCTAATTTTAAGAGCAACAAAGATTAGGGGACCTACTCTTTATCATGATCAATTTGCAGGAATTACCGGTTACGTAAGGAAATTATGTTACGGAGAGGATTACGCAGTTTACCTTCACGAAACATCATTACCCTTGAGAGGAGTGAAGTACTTTTTACCTAAGAAAATTGAAGAAAAGGTATTAAGAAATGCAAAGGTTATTTTTACTAACTCTATGTGGAATAAGAAGACTTTAGAGGAATACGGAATAAAATCTGAAGTAATATACCCAGGCTGTTATCCGGTAAGTAAATTGCCAGAAAGCAGAGAAAGAATTGTTTTGGCAGTATCAACTTGGGACTCCGGAAGAAAACCAGAGATTTACGGCGAAATAGCAAAGAGAATAAAAGGTAAAATGGTAATGGCAGGTTCTTGGGCTAGGGAAGATACTTTAAAAGAATTCTTAAGAAAGTACGGAAATTACGTAACAGTAACTGGAAAAATAAGCGAGGAAAAACTCGCAGAACTGTATTCTAAAGCCTCAGTCCTTGTAAGGTTTGGCTTTAATGAAAGAGGCCCAGGATTGGGAGTAATTGAGGCAATGGCTTACGGAGTGCCTGTAATAGTTAACGAAAGTCTAGGAAGTAAGGAGCTAATAAAGCAAGGTGAAAACGGATTTGTAGTAAGAGATTGGGAAGAAGCCATAGATAGGATTAATGAAACTTTAGAAAACTGGCATAAAATGAGCGTTAATGCGTGGAATACTGCAAAAGAATTATCTTGGGGAAATCATGCAGAGAAATTAAAGGAAATTTTATGTCAAACTTTTGAATGTTAA
- a CDS encoding NAD(P)/FAD-dependent oxidoreductase: MTKVLVLGGRFGALTPAYTLKRLVGSKAEIKLINESRFSWLRLDLPHVSIGVKDVDEFKLDLSQALPEKGIEFQEGKVIKIDAKNNEVIYKKPDGPIEEEEYDYVIVGIGAHLGTELIKGWDKYCYSVCEPEFALKLRDRLATFQGGNITIGSGYFYQGHNPRPKVPENLAPFSDAACEGPVFEMSLMLHGYFKKRGMLDKVKMTVYSPGEYLSDLSSDARKAVGEIYKEFGITLIQNFRVREITEHEIIDEKGNRLPSDLSIILPPYTGNPALKNSTPDLVDDAGFIPTDLNMVSIKYDNVYASGDANAITVPKLAYLAVKTGRIAAQHLANRLGVPTKIDKYDPAVVCIADNPLEGYGVAVSDNTMYKGTHSTAVPSPVNSLKKELFVKYFMWSKGDLALEKYFGEW; the protein is encoded by the coding sequence ATGACTAAAGTATTAGTCTTAGGAGGAAGGTTCGGGGCTTTGACTCCGGCATATACGCTAAAAAGGTTAGTAGGAAGCAAAGCTGAAATAAAGTTGATAAACGAGAGCAGATTTAGCTGGCTAAGATTAGATTTACCTCACGTTTCTATAGGAGTAAAGGACGTGGACGAGTTTAAATTAGACTTATCTCAAGCTTTGCCGGAGAAAGGAATAGAATTCCAAGAAGGAAAAGTAATAAAGATAGACGCAAAAAACAACGAGGTCATATATAAAAAGCCAGACGGCCCAATTGAGGAGGAAGAATACGATTACGTAATTGTTGGAATAGGCGCGCACTTAGGAACAGAACTAATTAAAGGTTGGGATAAATACTGCTACAGCGTCTGCGAGCCAGAGTTTGCACTAAAATTGAGGGATAGGTTAGCTACTTTTCAAGGAGGTAATATAACAATAGGTTCTGGATATTTCTATCAAGGCCATAATCCAAGGCCAAAAGTTCCAGAAAATTTAGCCCCGTTTTCAGACGCTGCTTGCGAAGGGCCAGTTTTTGAAATGTCCTTAATGCTTCACGGATACTTTAAGAAGAGGGGAATGCTTGACAAGGTAAAGATGACAGTTTATTCTCCCGGCGAATACTTATCAGACTTATCTTCAGATGCTAGGAAAGCTGTTGGAGAAATATATAAGGAGTTCGGCATCACTTTAATCCAAAACTTCAGAGTTAGGGAAATTACTGAACATGAAATAATTGACGAAAAAGGTAATAGACTACCTTCAGATCTTTCAATAATATTACCACCCTATACTGGGAATCCTGCGTTAAAGAATTCCACTCCAGATTTAGTTGACGATGCCGGTTTCATACCAACTGATTTAAACATGGTTTCAATAAAATACGATAACGTTTACGCTTCAGGAGACGCAAACGCAATTACTGTTCCAAAATTAGCGTACTTAGCAGTAAAAACAGGAAGGATTGCTGCACAACATTTAGCTAATAGATTAGGAGTACCAACTAAGATTGATAAATATGATCCAGCAGTGGTTTGTATAGCAGATAATCCTTTAGAGGGCTATGGAGTCGCAGTAAGCGATAATACCATGTACAAGGGAACTCACTCTACCGCGGTGCCTTCACCAGTTAATTCTCTAAAGAAAGAATTATTCGTGAAGTACTTCATGTGGAGTAAAGGAGATTTAGCATTAGAAAAATACTTTGGTGAGTGGTAA
- a CDS encoding carboxypeptidase-like regulatory domain-containing protein: MVKYMNLIVLGMLMFGVFVTLSLGSSTALTVYSPFPGEHVALINPKELILNISVYDPIAPVNSTVGVTISGPYDIKMTSAGVPVGELNSSHMLTVTDYAFPVTLFEANGTQISAFIPGQYNVTISVAGCSETIPIYVISPNEIEILVCVYSNGVPLPGATVSIYNVTNGELLLTNTTNSQGLAELTVPYVYTMTNEYNVTAVKPGYQLVYKEVTVPADHITPVTVKLTTKPITFVLTPVYFQDMGVIEPAEPAQLPGTPEPVYVASAYMGTTFSIIINATESGMPVQGATISASYLISGKQMSSTATYIGNGQYNLSIVLPNSTVPYDLELVITGTYQTNTYTFITLLSVQPNFYCEIQRLQSEVSVLESEVDQLKVEIQSLNETLTLQASEIASLKTYLEGNVSYFSMQISSLESEIKYLNSTLMTLSSELTTVNSTLTSEVNSLTSEVNSLSTQVSTLSTEVNNLNTTINNDNQKISSLTTLVYGGIILGVIALIIAIVAVVLVFRKVA; this comes from the coding sequence ATGGTTAAATATATGAATTTAATTGTATTAGGAATGTTAATGTTTGGAGTATTTGTTACTCTATCGCTAGGTAGTAGTACAGCCTTGACAGTATATTCGCCATTTCCTGGTGAACATGTAGCGTTAATAAATCCAAAGGAATTGATATTGAACATATCAGTTTACGATCCAATAGCTCCAGTAAATAGTACTGTAGGAGTTACTATATCTGGTCCCTATGATATAAAGATGACATCAGCTGGAGTTCCAGTAGGCGAGTTAAATTCAAGTCATATGCTTACAGTAACTGATTACGCATTTCCTGTAACATTATTTGAGGCTAATGGAACGCAGATATCAGCATTTATACCAGGTCAGTATAATGTGACGATTTCTGTTGCAGGATGTTCAGAAACTATTCCGATATATGTTATAAGTCCTAATGAAATAGAGATCCTAGTTTGTGTATATTCTAATGGTGTGCCATTACCTGGTGCTACGGTAAGCATATATAATGTTACTAATGGAGAGTTACTCTTAACTAATACTACTAATTCTCAAGGCTTAGCTGAGCTAACAGTTCCTTACGTATATACAATGACTAATGAATATAATGTCACTGCAGTAAAACCTGGATATCAATTAGTATACAAAGAAGTTACGGTTCCTGCAGATCACATAACTCCTGTTACAGTAAAACTAACAACTAAACCAATAACTTTTGTACTAACTCCAGTATACTTCCAAGACATGGGAGTTATAGAGCCAGCAGAGCCTGCACAATTACCTGGAACTCCAGAGCCAGTCTATGTTGCCTCAGCATATATGGGCACCACATTCTCAATTATAATAAACGCTACAGAATCTGGAATGCCAGTACAAGGTGCAACAATATCCGCATCTTATTTAATTAGTGGAAAGCAAATGAGTTCTACTGCAACTTACATAGGTAATGGCCAGTACAACTTAAGTATAGTCTTACCAAACTCTACTGTTCCTTACGATCTAGAACTAGTTATAACTGGTACCTATCAGACTAATACTTATACTTTTATAACATTATTATCAGTACAGCCAAACTTCTATTGTGAAATACAGAGGTTACAGAGCGAAGTTAGCGTTTTAGAGAGTGAAGTAGATCAGTTAAAGGTTGAAATACAGTCACTTAATGAGACTCTAACTCTTCAAGCTAGTGAAATAGCTAGCCTCAAAACGTACTTAGAAGGAAATGTATCTTACTTTAGCATGCAAATATCTAGCTTAGAGAGTGAAATAAAGTACTTAAACTCCACATTAATGACTCTATCTAGCGAATTAACTACTGTAAATAGCACGTTAACTAGTGAAGTAAATAGCTTAACTAGTGAAGTAAATAGCTTAAGTACACAGGTTTCAACGTTAAGCACTGAAGTAAATAATCTAAATACAACTATAAATAATGACAATCAAAAGATTAGTAGTTTGACCACTCTAGTATATGGAGGAATAATATTAGGAGTAATAGCTTTAATAATAGCAATAGTTGCGGTAGTTCTAGTATTTAGAAAAGTAGCATAA
- a CDS encoding NAD-binding protein, whose amino-acid sequence MSLAENFEKEKVKYVLLLSDKTEAEKLSEKGIKAYAVNLISEDEIRKFHPERVKSIIVDMQNTSDMLYVILILTELAKDSNIVAIVHNEDLEKRLESIRKIKDIKIINPSKQVANELFSYLQEK is encoded by the coding sequence ATATCATTAGCAGAAAACTTCGAAAAGGAAAAAGTAAAATACGTCCTCCTATTATCAGATAAAACTGAAGCAGAAAAACTTTCTGAAAAAGGGATAAAAGCTTACGCAGTAAATTTAATTTCTGAAGATGAAATAAGGAAATTCCACCCGGAAAGAGTAAAGAGCATCATAGTGGACATGCAGAACACCTCTGATATGTTATATGTAATACTCATCCTGACAGAATTAGCAAAAGATTCAAATATTGTAGCTATCGTACACAATGAAGATTTAGAAAAAAGGTTAGAAAGCATTAGAAAGATTAAAGACATAAAGATAATCAATCCTAGTAAACAAGTAGCTAATGAATTGTTCTCCTATTTACAAGAAAAATAG
- a CDS encoding ion channel — translation MLLSARSIASLLLLGGVVIFGVAGSFILGHLGHNFNECMDLINSIYFTVVTLSTVGYGDIVPITPIAKIFVVILIVFGMGAFLTALTSISGDLASKRILDLTNKLEKIEEEMS, via the coding sequence ATGTTATTATCTGCTAGGTCTATAGCTTCACTCCTACTTTTAGGAGGAGTAGTAATTTTTGGCGTAGCAGGATCGTTTATATTAGGTCATTTAGGGCACAACTTTAACGAATGCATGGATTTAATTAACTCAATATACTTCACAGTAGTTACTCTATCCACAGTAGGTTACGGAGATATTGTACCTATTACGCCAATAGCAAAAATATTTGTTGTAATTCTTATAGTCTTTGGCATGGGGGCATTTCTTACAGCATTAACTAGCATTTCTGGAGATCTCGCAAGCAAAAGGATCCTAGATTTAACTAATAAGTTAGAAAAAATTGAAGAAGAAATGAGCTAA
- a CDS encoding ABC transporter permease, which produces MIEGLEALYMREVKRIYRSIYMWIMIVSQPVMWLVFFGSSLSGLPKEVLISFFHTTNYIAFILPGELSVSMLFVGMFSSMSLIQDKRFGYMKRIFITPVPKYYVFLAKVFGGITRGLLQVPILIGTAVVMGVSLNINLISILTILLSLTFLGMGFSSLYAMFTIRTSDWQAPGVIANLLNLPLMFSSTALFPRAFFPSWLSDISDVNPITYSAELGREVLLSGDPNWSYLGYLAIFGLIMLILGSYLTNKYMQAE; this is translated from the coding sequence ATGATAGAAGGCCTAGAAGCTTTATACATGAGAGAAGTTAAGAGAATCTATAGAAGTATTTACATGTGGATCATGATAGTTTCTCAGCCAGTGATGTGGTTAGTATTCTTCGGTAGTTCACTTTCCGGCTTACCTAAGGAAGTACTAATTTCATTCTTCCATACTACAAACTACATTGCATTTATTCTCCCTGGAGAGCTTTCTGTATCAATGCTCTTCGTTGGAATGTTTTCCTCAATGAGCTTAATACAAGATAAAAGGTTCGGTTACATGAAGAGGATTTTCATAACTCCAGTACCCAAATATTACGTCTTTCTTGCAAAAGTCTTCGGAGGAATAACTAGAGGTTTATTGCAGGTGCCAATATTAATAGGAACTGCAGTTGTAATGGGTGTTTCTCTTAACATTAATCTAATAAGTATATTAACAATACTGCTCTCGTTAACTTTCTTAGGTATGGGATTCTCTTCGCTTTACGCAATGTTTACAATAAGAACTTCAGACTGGCAGGCCCCAGGAGTTATTGCAAATTTACTTAACTTACCTTTAATGTTCTCCAGTACTGCATTGTTCCCAAGGGCTTTCTTCCCATCGTGGCTTTCGGACATAAGCGACGTAAATCCTATTACTTACTCTGCAGAGTTGGGAAGAGAAGTTTTACTCTCAGGAGATCCTAACTGGTCTTACTTAGGTTATTTAGCAATCTTCGGGCTCATTATGCTGATACTGGGCAGTTACTTAACTAATAAGTACATGCAGGCGGAGTGA